One genomic window of Ruficoccus amylovorans includes the following:
- a CDS encoding type II secretion system protein, translating into MLPSPVKNTRRRDGFTLLESLVVIAIISVVASIVFVVAGKVKKTVNDTVGASNMRQLGSAIFLYAEANKLHFPNLLTVSERGITWQWDAVALSMLSDERVDGFPTYNPIVADPSDEVERPVGKQVRSYSINPVVVGYYTGIFLPSATGISLSELVNPGQTALLVETYDTNNVYNGGTYAIGSGVRQFHGKDMMKVLFCDGSVRTIPSPTTYTGAVEGYLRNGP; encoded by the coding sequence ATGCTCCCAAGCCCTGTAAAAAACACCCGCCGACGCGACGGATTCACGCTGCTCGAATCTCTCGTCGTGATCGCGATCATCTCGGTCGTGGCCTCAATTGTATTTGTGGTGGCGGGCAAGGTAAAGAAGACGGTCAACGACACGGTCGGGGCTTCGAACATGCGGCAGTTGGGAAGCGCTATTTTCCTCTACGCCGAGGCTAACAAGCTGCATTTCCCGAACCTGCTCACCGTCTCCGAGCGGGGGATCACCTGGCAGTGGGATGCGGTTGCCCTGAGCATGCTTTCGGATGAGCGGGTGGACGGCTTCCCGACCTACAACCCGATTGTGGCCGACCCGTCGGACGAGGTCGAGCGTCCGGTCGGGAAGCAGGTCCGCTCCTACTCGATCAATCCGGTGGTGGTCGGTTATTACACGGGGATTTTCCTGCCCTCGGCCACTGGCATCAGCTTGTCCGAGCTCGTCAATCCCGGCCAGACTGCCTTGCTGGTGGAGACCTACGACACCAACAACGTTTACAACGGCGGCACCTACGCCATCGGCTCGGGGGTGCGCCAGTTCCACGGCAAGGATATGATGAAGGTGCTTTTCTGCGACGGCAGCGTGCGCACGATACCTTCCCCCACCACCTACACCGGCGCGGTCGAAGGCTACCTCAGGAACGGGCCATGA
- a CDS encoding type II secretion system protein, with protein MFAPTPSYLTTSLRPGAVCPDGEAFPNLTDSAWFVPGASMGRAGARGFSLIELLAVISVIAVLAAIIFSAVGHIRQTAQTATCASNLRQLGGGMFLYVNDNSGRFPDSHNQPKSGVTWFWDACILSMLGDATESTRLSYSKELPPYSDILYCPADAYERDPAKADIPRSYSLNPVLINYVSGSAPPEFSGYGADSEPNKGMRIDSLINPARTAMLVEKHQTLNTYNSGSHFVGAGELATHGETVNILFCDGSVRNVEAPKTRSEAVANYLKN; from the coding sequence ATGTTTGCCCCAACCCCCAGTTATTTAACCACCAGCCTGCGCCCGGGGGCCGTATGCCCGGACGGCGAGGCGTTCCCGAACCTGACCGACAGCGCTTGGTTTGTACCTGGTGCGAGCATGGGCAGGGCGGGGGCGCGCGGGTTCAGCCTGATCGAGTTGCTGGCGGTTATCAGCGTGATCGCGGTGTTGGCGGCGATCATCTTTTCGGCCGTCGGGCACATCCGCCAGACCGCGCAGACAGCCACCTGTGCCTCAAATCTCAGACAACTTGGTGGGGGGATGTTCCTGTACGTGAATGATAATAGCGGGCGTTTTCCCGACTCGCACAATCAGCCGAAATCCGGGGTCACGTGGTTCTGGGATGCGTGCATCCTCAGCATGCTGGGCGATGCGACGGAAAGCACACGCCTGTCCTACAGCAAGGAGCTGCCGCCCTACAGCGACATTCTCTACTGCCCGGCGGATGCCTACGAGCGCGACCCGGCGAAGGCGGACATCCCGCGCTCCTACTCGCTCAACCCGGTGCTCATCAACTACGTCTCCGGCAGCGCGCCGCCGGAGTTCTCCGGATACGGCGCGGACTCCGAGCCGAACAAGGGCATGCGCATCGATTCGCTGATAAACCCGGCCCGTACCGCCATGCTGGTGGAGAAGCACCAGACGTTGAACACCTACAACTCGGGGTCGCACTTCGTGGGGGCGGGCGAGCTGGCGACCCACGGCGAGACGGTCAACATCCTCTTCTGCGACGGCAGCGTGCGTAATGTCGAAGCTCCCAAAACTCGTTCCGAGGCCGTGGCGAACTATTTGAAAAACTGA
- a CDS encoding arylsulfatase yields the protein MSLIFRTVSLALPFFLWTDGRPRRGRFRKGRAAAPDKVSGCFRGTGMLWLLVLAIGVTTAQQVCALTPAREEPALPSFLVILVDDMGFSDAGCYGGEISTPAIDGLADEGVRFTQFYSNGRCWPSRATLMSGYYAQEIRSDPPQGNIPSWARLLPHYLKPLGYRSYHAGKWHVIGAPDPVDDGGFDLSYNLGPPKRTAPPVKGDQTHISAPVADAAIGFLKEHEREHPADPFFLYLCFTAPHHPLHASEEDITPYRGRYDAGWDVLRTERLQALRALGIADNDLPPLEPDTFPAWNMSEEELLDEYGPGEVARAVPWESLTAEQRDFQARKMEIYAGMITRMDHEIDRVLEQVRAMGAEENTVVIFASDNGSSAELRLPVPHDKNRRMGAPGTFLCLGPGWASASNTPFRLHKSFVHEGGVATPLIVRWPAGLKARGGLRNTPGHLVDLLPTILEIAGAEPIPEWNGLLAPALPGQSLLPVLENDSGDAQREIYFHHMDNRALRVGDWKLVARGAGSPWELYHLKTDRGEQHDLAGTEPEKLHELAALWQKHEDDYLAQARQSVPALQKP from the coding sequence ATGTCGCTGATCTTCCGCACCGTTTCCCTGGCGCTTCCCTTCTTCCTCTGGACGGACGGGAGGCCGCGCCGGGGGCGGTTTCGGAAGGGGCGGGCTGCCGCTCCGGACAAGGTGAGTGGCTGCTTCCGGGGCACGGGTATGCTGTGGCTGCTCGTGCTGGCAATCGGGGTGACGACGGCGCAGCAGGTCTGCGCGCTGACTCCGGCCCGTGAGGAACCGGCGTTGCCAAGCTTCCTCGTCATTCTGGTCGATGATATGGGCTTTTCGGACGCGGGGTGCTATGGCGGTGAGATTTCTACTCCAGCGATCGATGGGCTCGCCGACGAGGGGGTGCGCTTCACGCAGTTTTATTCCAACGGACGTTGCTGGCCCTCGCGGGCGACCCTGATGAGCGGCTACTATGCGCAGGAAATCCGCAGCGATCCCCCGCAGGGGAATATCCCGTCCTGGGCCCGCCTGCTGCCGCACTATCTCAAGCCATTGGGCTATCGTAGCTACCATGCCGGTAAATGGCACGTGATCGGAGCGCCGGACCCGGTCGATGATGGAGGCTTTGACCTGTCGTACAACCTCGGACCTCCCAAGCGGACCGCTCCTCCTGTGAAGGGCGACCAGACGCACATCTCGGCTCCCGTTGCCGATGCCGCCATCGGTTTTCTCAAGGAGCATGAGCGCGAACATCCCGCCGATCCTTTTTTTCTCTACCTGTGTTTCACCGCTCCGCACCATCCGCTGCACGCGTCCGAGGAGGACATCACCCCGTACAGGGGACGGTATGACGCGGGCTGGGATGTGTTGCGGACGGAACGCCTGCAAGCTTTGCGGGCGCTCGGGATCGCAGACAATGACTTGCCGCCGCTGGAGCCGGACACCTTCCCGGCGTGGAATATGTCGGAGGAAGAGCTTTTGGATGAATACGGCCCCGGCGAGGTTGCCCGTGCTGTGCCGTGGGAATCATTGACGGCGGAACAACGAGACTTCCAGGCGCGTAAGATGGAGATCTACGCGGGCATGATTACCCGGATGGACCACGAGATCGACCGCGTGCTGGAGCAGGTGCGCGCCATGGGAGCGGAGGAAAACACCGTGGTGATCTTTGCTTCGGACAACGGCTCCAGCGCCGAGCTTCGCCTGCCGGTGCCGCACGACAAGAACCGCAGGATGGGGGCTCCGGGCACATTCCTGTGCCTGGGACCGGGTTGGGCCAGCGCCTCGAATACGCCCTTCCGTCTGCACAAGTCTTTCGTCCATGAGGGCGGGGTAGCCACGCCGCTCATTGTCCGCTGGCCAGCGGGGTTAAAGGCCCGGGGCGGACTGCGAAATACGCCGGGCCATCTGGTCGATCTGCTGCCGACAATCCTTGAGATCGCCGGTGCCGAGCCCATTCCGGAATGGAATGGCCTGCTCGCTCCGGCCCTGCCGGGGCAAAGCCTGTTGCCGGTGCTGGAGAATGACTCCGGCGATGCGCAGCGGGAGATATACTTTCATCATATGGACAATCGCGCCCTCCGCGTTGGCGACTGGAAGCTGGTCGCAAGGGGAGCGGGCAGCCCGTGGGAACTCTACCACCTGAAGACCGACCGGGGCGAGCAACATGACCTGGCCGGAACCGAGCCGGAAAAGCTGCACGAACTGGCGGCCCTCTGGCAAAAACACGAAGACGATTATCTCGCGCAGGCTCGCCAGTCCGTGCCCGCACTTCAGAAACCCTAG